Proteins from a genomic interval of Polyodon spathula isolate WHYD16114869_AA chromosome 1, ASM1765450v1, whole genome shotgun sequence:
- the atoh1a gene encoding protein atonal homolog 1a translates to MVKRKVYIKKTIVHFYHLPTVAMARMNVEEWVDVKELTGDAQQQAGLMRGEHRGYPQSLALLDNSDPRAWLAPALQGTCTAHSDYLLHSPGSSAESTQQDTDNSEQLRKRNKNSVKARDLCKLKGVGLDDSCCRQRAPSTKPVNGVQKQRRMAANARERRRMHGLNHAFDELRSVIPSFDNDKKLSKYDTLQMAQIYINALSDLLQGPTDQPKNDHRSAFEGASSRSSSSNFNRFAATGYPVQLNTTQFPFEDGTFSATMGQETLSSSPTVKSGSEDSKASPRSNRSDGEFSPHSHFSDSEEANLELQSEDELSELKLQNNNKF, encoded by the coding sequence ATGGTGAAAAGGAAagtgtacattaaaaaaacaattgtacatTTTTACCACTTACCTACTGTTGCAATGGCTCGGATGAATGTAGAAGAATGGGTCGATGTGAAAGAGCTCACAGGAGATGCACAGCAGCAGGCGGGTTTAATGAGGGGAGAGCACAGAGGTTATCCACAAAGTCTAGCACTtctggataacagtgatccaCGCGCCTGGCTCGCTCCAGCACTGCAAGGCACCTGCACGGCACACTCCGATTACCTGCTGCACTCACCCGGCTCGTCTGCAGAGAGCACGCAGCAAGACACAGACAACAGCGAGCAGctaagaaaaagaaacaagaactcGGTGAAAGCAAGAGACCTCTGCAAACTCAAGGGTGTCGGATTGGACGATTCATGTTGTAGACAGAGAGCCCCTTCCACTAAGCCGGTTAACGGAGTCCAAAAGCAGAGGAGGATGGCAGCGAATGCCCGAGAGAGAAGGAGGATGCACGGTCTGAACCATGCCTTTGATGAACTACGTAGTGTCATCCCGTCATTTGACAACGACAAAAAACTTTCCAAATACGATACTCTTCAGATGGCGCAGATATACATTAATGCCCTTTCCGATCTTTTACAAGGTCCCACAGATCAGCCAAAAAACGACCACAGATCTGCTTTTGAGGGCGCAAGCTCCAGGTCCTCCTCTTCAAACTTCAATAGGTTTGCAGCAACAGGTTACCCCGTGCAACTGAATACAACACAGTTCCCGTTTGAAGACGGTACCTTTTCAGCAACGATGGGACAAGAGACACTTTCATCCTCACCTACAGTAAAGTCTGGTTCAGAGGACAGCAAAGCATCCCCGAGGTCCAATAGAAGTGATGGGGAGTTTTCGCCTCATTCACATTTTAGTGATTCAGAGGAGGCAAATCTAGAGTTACAAAGTGAAGATGAACTTTCTGAACTCAAACTCCAGAACAACAACAAGTTCTAA